A DNA window from Sphingopyxis macrogoltabida contains the following coding sequences:
- a CDS encoding MerC domain-containing protein yields the protein MTHVASHAPALTRLGAIVRAARDSRPLTSLNGDQLAMGLSGLCLVHCLATTIFFASIASVGGVFLENHLFHEIGLIIAIGFALVTLVSGVLSHGYMMPFAVGSFGLGMMAGALSRPHDGSEVLATMVGVAVVALGHDLNRRASH from the coding sequence GTGACGCACGTCGCCAGCCACGCCCCTGCCCTGACGCGCCTCGGCGCGATCGTTCGGGCTGCGCGCGATTCGCGGCCACTGACCTCGCTCAACGGCGATCAGCTCGCGATGGGACTGTCGGGCCTGTGCCTCGTCCACTGCCTCGCGACGACGATCTTCTTCGCCTCGATCGCGTCGGTCGGCGGGGTGTTCCTCGAAAATCATCTGTTCCACGAAATCGGCCTGATCATCGCGATCGGCTTCGCGCTGGTGACGCTCGTCTCGGGCGTGCTCAGCCACGGCTATATGATGCCGTTCGCGGTCGGCAGCTTCGGGCTCGGCATGATGGCCGGCGCGCTGTCGCGGCCACATGACGGCAGCGAGGTTCTGGCGACGATGGTGGGCGTCGCCGTCGTCGCGCTCGGCCACGACCTCAACCGCCGCGCCAGCCACTGA
- a CDS encoding M20/M25/M40 family metallo-hydrolase, translated as MDFRDFDRLNRRDIIRGTAMLGAGAAFLQPLPLFAQAGSLADIRKAAAAGKEASIKRIRDWVALPSIAAEDRNMPEGAAYFAELAKDAGFTHVEVVPTDGHPGVFATLDVGAPRTLGLYLMYDVKQYDPAEWSSPPLEGKMVERKNLGMTMVGRGSANHKGPEGTFLAAMHAIRAAGRKLPVNLVLICEGEEEIGSPHFRQLVTKPHILAALQKCDGVFMPTAMQDMEGGATIELGAKGIIELELVASGEKWGRGPKKDVHSSLKAMLDSPAWRLVQALQTLVTPDGNTPAIDGWFENVRKLSDREKAMIRDAIKHTNEAQMKDDLGVTRWIDDLSLEDAMVRLMQEPTVNIEGLVAGYTGPGGKTILPGRAVAKLDLRLVPNQTRAEATQKLRAHLDKRGFNDVEVNISGGYDPTETDENSALIRAEVATYKKLGVRPNLSVRLAGSWPGGTFTQPPVSVPVGRFGLSTGGNAHAPDEYYLIDSTNPKVAGLVDSTMGYVEFLYTLAAIK; from the coding sequence ATGGACTTCCGCGATTTCGATCGACTGAACCGCCGCGACATCATTCGCGGCACCGCGATGCTCGGGGCGGGCGCCGCTTTCCTGCAGCCGCTGCCGCTTTTCGCGCAGGCGGGATCGCTCGCCGATATTCGCAAGGCCGCCGCGGCCGGCAAGGAAGCCTCGATCAAGCGCATCCGCGACTGGGTCGCGCTGCCCTCGATCGCCGCCGAAGATCGCAACATGCCCGAGGGCGCGGCCTATTTCGCCGAACTCGCGAAGGACGCGGGCTTTACCCATGTCGAAGTCGTCCCGACCGACGGCCACCCGGGCGTCTTTGCGACGCTCGATGTCGGCGCGCCGCGCACGCTCGGCCTCTATCTGATGTACGACGTCAAGCAGTACGACCCCGCCGAATGGTCGTCGCCCCCGCTCGAAGGCAAGATGGTCGAACGCAAGAACCTCGGCATGACGATGGTCGGGCGCGGCAGCGCCAACCACAAGGGGCCCGAGGGTACGTTCCTCGCCGCGATGCACGCGATCCGCGCCGCCGGCCGCAAGCTGCCGGTCAACCTCGTCCTGATCTGCGAAGGCGAGGAGGAGATCGGCTCGCCGCATTTCCGCCAGCTCGTCACCAAGCCGCATATTCTGGCCGCGCTGCAGAAGTGCGACGGCGTCTTCATGCCGACCGCGATGCAGGACATGGAAGGCGGCGCGACGATCGAGCTCGGCGCCAAAGGCATCATCGAACTCGAACTCGTCGCGAGCGGCGAGAAATGGGGCCGCGGACCGAAGAAGGATGTGCACAGCAGCCTGAAGGCGATGCTCGATTCGCCGGCCTGGCGGCTGGTGCAGGCGCTCCAGACGCTCGTCACGCCGGACGGCAACACCCCGGCGATCGACGGTTGGTTCGAAAATGTCCGCAAGCTTTCGGATCGCGAAAAGGCGATGATCCGCGACGCGATCAAGCATACCAACGAAGCGCAGATGAAGGACGATCTGGGCGTCACCCGCTGGATCGACGATCTGTCGCTCGAAGATGCGATGGTCCGCCTGATGCAGGAGCCGACGGTCAATATCGAGGGGCTCGTCGCGGGCTATACCGGCCCCGGCGGCAAGACGATCCTCCCCGGCCGCGCCGTCGCCAAGCTCGACCTCCGCCTCGTTCCCAACCAGACGCGCGCCGAGGCGACGCAAAAGCTGCGCGCGCATCTCGACAAGCGTGGTTTCAACGATGTCGAGGTGAATATCTCGGGCGGCTATGACCCGACCGAGACCGACGAGAACAGCGCGCTGATCCGCGCCGAGGTCGCGACCTACAAGAAACTCGGCGTGCGGCCCAACCTCAGCGTCCGCCTCGCGGGAAGCTGGCCCGGCGGCACCTTCACCCAGCCGCCGGTATCGGTACCGGTCGGCCGCTTCGGGCTCAGCACCGGCGGCAACGCCCACGCCCCCGACGAATATTATCTGATCGATTCGACCAATCCCAAGGTCGCCGGGCTCGTCGATTCGACGATGGGCTACGTCGAATTCCTCTACACGCTCGCGGCGATCAAATAG
- a CDS encoding M20/M25/M40 family metallo-hydrolase produces MDFRELDRLNRRDLLRGTAMLGAGAAFMQPLPLLAQAGSMSDVRKAVEAGKDASIKRLRDWIALPSIAAENRNMTEGAAYMAELAKDAGFTNVEIVPTDGHPGVFGTIDVGAKRTLGIYFMYDVKQYDPAEWSSPPLEGKMVDRPGFGQSIMGRGAVNQKGPEATFLAALHAIRAAGRKLPVNIVLVCEGEEEIGSPHFRQIATKPNILAALKKCEGIFIPMPGQDSSGNVAVNLGSKGIIELELVASGEKWGRGPKKDVHSSLKAMVDSPAWRLVQALQTLVTKDGNTPAIEGWFENVRPLTEREKTLIREAAKADNDEAQMKQALGVTHWIDNLSYDDALIRLAQEPTVNIEGLVAGYTGPGGKTVLPGRAVAKLDLRLVPNQTRAEAEKKLRAHLDKHGFTDVEVNVSGGYDPTEVDEKSSLIRSELATYKKLGVNASLNARMAGSWPGATFTAPPVSIPAGHFGIGHGSGAHAPDEYYLIDSTNPKVAGLVDATMGYAEFLYTLAAIK; encoded by the coding sequence ATGGATTTCCGTGAGCTCGACCGCCTGAATCGCCGTGACCTGCTGCGCGGCACCGCGATGCTGGGGGCCGGCGCCGCCTTCATGCAGCCGCTGCCGCTGCTCGCGCAGGCGGGGTCGATGAGCGACGTCCGCAAGGCGGTCGAGGCCGGCAAGGATGCGTCGATCAAGCGGCTGCGCGACTGGATCGCCCTTCCCTCGATCGCCGCCGAGAACCGCAATATGACCGAGGGCGCGGCCTATATGGCCGAACTCGCCAAGGATGCAGGCTTCACCAATGTCGAGATCGTGCCAACCGATGGGCATCCCGGGGTGTTCGGGACGATCGACGTCGGGGCGAAGCGCACGCTCGGCATCTATTTCATGTACGACGTCAAGCAATATGACCCCGCCGAATGGTCGTCGCCGCCGCTCGAAGGCAAGATGGTCGACCGCCCCGGCTTCGGCCAGTCGATCATGGGCCGCGGCGCGGTGAACCAGAAGGGTCCCGAGGCGACCTTCCTCGCCGCGCTGCACGCGATCCGCGCCGCCGGACGCAAGCTGCCGGTCAACATCGTCCTCGTCTGCGAAGGCGAGGAGGAAATCGGATCGCCGCACTTCCGGCAGATCGCAACCAAGCCCAACATCCTGGCCGCGCTCAAGAAATGCGAGGGCATCTTCATTCCGATGCCGGGACAGGACAGCAGCGGCAATGTCGCGGTCAACCTGGGGTCGAAGGGGATCATCGAACTCGAACTGGTGGCGAGCGGGGAGAAATGGGGCCGCGGGCCGAAGAAGGATGTGCATTCGAGCCTGAAGGCGATGGTCGATTCGCCGGCCTGGCGGCTGGTGCAGGCGCTGCAGACGCTCGTCACCAAGGACGGCAACACCCCGGCGATCGAGGGCTGGTTCGAGAATGTCCGCCCGCTGACCGAACGCGAGAAGACGCTGATCCGCGAGGCGGCCAAGGCCGACAATGACGAAGCGCAGATGAAGCAGGCGCTCGGCGTCACCCACTGGATCGACAATCTGTCCTATGACGACGCGCTGATCCGCCTTGCGCAGGAACCGACGGTCAATATCGAGGGGCTGGTCGCGGGCTATACCGGCCCGGGCGGCAAGACCGTGCTGCCCGGCCGCGCGGTCGCCAAGCTCGACCTGCGTCTCGTGCCCAACCAGACGCGCGCCGAGGCGGAGAAGAAGCTGCGCGCGCATCTCGACAAACATGGCTTCACCGACGTCGAGGTGAACGTCTCGGGCGGTTATGACCCGACCGAGGTCGACGAGAAGAGCAGCCTGATCCGCAGCGAGCTGGCGACCTATAAGAAGCTCGGCGTGAATGCGAGCCTCAACGCGCGCATGGCGGGAAGCTGGCCCGGCGCGACCTTCACCGCGCCGCCGGTATCGATCCCGGCCGGCCATTTCGGCATCGGCCATGGCTCGGGCGCGCATGCTCCCGACGAATATTATCTGATCGATTCGACCAATCCCAAGGTCGCGGGGCTGGTCGATGCGACGATGGGCTATGCCGAGTTCCTCTACACGCTCGCGGCGATCAAATAG
- a CDS encoding Fur family transcriptional regulator: MGKHDHPHVEASGASLAKAAQSALEDAGEAWTDMRAQIFDAVAEIGKPASAYEIADIVSQKRGKRVAPNSVYRILDLFVANNLVRRVESANAFVANSHPGCLHDCIFLICDSCGSAVHVDDDKLSGGVRAAAEKTGFAAERPVIEVRGKCAECQ; the protein is encoded by the coding sequence ATGGGCAAACATGATCATCCGCACGTCGAGGCCAGTGGCGCCTCGCTCGCCAAGGCTGCGCAAAGCGCGCTCGAGGACGCCGGCGAAGCGTGGACCGACATGCGCGCCCAGATTTTCGATGCCGTCGCCGAAATCGGCAAGCCGGCGAGCGCCTATGAAATCGCCGACATCGTGTCGCAAAAGCGCGGCAAGCGTGTCGCGCCGAACAGCGTCTATCGCATCCTCGACCTGTTCGTCGCCAACAACCTTGTCCGCCGCGTCGAAAGCGCCAACGCCTTTGTCGCCAACAGCCACCCCGGCTGCCTGCACGACTGCATCTTCCTGATCTGCGACAGTTGCGGCAGCGCCGTGCATGTTGACGACGACAAGCTATCGGGCGGCGTCCGTGCCGCCGCCGAAAAGACCGGTTTCGCCGCCGAACGCCCGGTCATCGAGGTGCGCGGCAAATGCGCCGAGTGCCAATAA
- a CDS encoding fumarate hydratase encodes MNTVIIREDDLVETIADALQYISYFHPMDYIRALAAAYEREVSPAAKDAMAQILSNSRMCAEGHRPICQDTGIVTVFIKWGMDCRLDSPRSLQQVVDEGVRRAYLHPDNKLRASILADPAFSRVNTKDNTPSVLNVEMVPGARVVIDVAAKGGGSENKSKFKMMNPSDSIVDWVLEMVPQMGAGWCPPGMLGIGIGGTAEKAMLLAKQSLMDPIDMTELLTRGPSNPTEELRIELYEKVNALGIGAQGLGGLATVLDVKIADWPTHAASKPVAMIPNCAATRHAHVTLDGSGPAYLEKPVLADYPQIDWKPDQAAIRVDLDALTPEVVASWKQGDRLLLNGKMLTGRDAAHKRIADMLAKGEELPVEFKGRVIYYVGPVDPVGEEIVGPAGPTTATRMDKFMDMMLEQGLLACVGKAERGPAATQAIAKHKSAYLMAVGGAAYLVARAIKGSKVVGFADLGMEAIYEFEVQDFPVTVAVDSEGQNVHVNAPALWQKRIKDEGLLEKA; translated from the coding sequence ATGAACACCGTCATCATCCGCGAAGACGACCTCGTCGAAACGATCGCCGACGCGCTTCAGTACATCAGCTATTTCCACCCGATGGACTATATCCGTGCGCTGGCCGCGGCGTACGAACGCGAAGTGTCGCCCGCCGCGAAGGACGCGATGGCGCAGATATTGTCGAACAGCCGCATGTGCGCCGAGGGGCATCGCCCGATCTGCCAGGATACCGGCATCGTCACCGTGTTCATCAAATGGGGCATGGACTGCCGCCTCGATAGCCCGCGCAGCCTGCAGCAGGTCGTCGACGAGGGGGTGCGCCGCGCCTATCTCCACCCCGACAACAAGCTCCGCGCCTCGATCCTCGCCGATCCGGCGTTCAGCCGCGTCAACACCAAGGACAACACGCCCTCGGTGCTCAATGTCGAAATGGTCCCCGGCGCCAGGGTCGTGATCGACGTCGCCGCGAAGGGCGGCGGCAGCGAGAACAAGTCGAAGTTCAAGATGATGAATCCGTCGGATTCGATCGTCGACTGGGTGCTCGAAATGGTGCCGCAGATGGGCGCCGGCTGGTGCCCGCCGGGCATGCTCGGCATCGGTATCGGCGGCACCGCCGAAAAGGCGATGTTGCTAGCGAAACAGTCGCTGATGGACCCGATCGACATGACCGAGCTGCTCACGCGCGGCCCGTCGAACCCGACCGAGGAGCTGCGCATCGAGCTTTATGAAAAGGTCAACGCGCTCGGCATCGGCGCGCAAGGGCTCGGCGGCCTCGCCACCGTGCTCGACGTCAAGATCGCCGACTGGCCGACGCACGCCGCGTCGAAGCCCGTTGCGATGATCCCGAACTGCGCCGCAACAAGACATGCCCATGTGACGCTCGACGGCAGCGGCCCCGCCTATCTCGAAAAGCCGGTGCTCGCCGATTATCCGCAGATCGACTGGAAGCCCGATCAGGCGGCGATCCGCGTCGACCTCGACGCGCTGACCCCGGAGGTCGTCGCGAGCTGGAAGCAGGGCGACCGGCTGCTGCTCAACGGCAAGATGCTCACCGGCCGCGACGCCGCGCACAAGCGCATCGCCGACATGCTCGCGAAGGGCGAGGAACTGCCCGTCGAGTTCAAAGGCCGCGTCATCTATTATGTCGGCCCGGTCGATCCGGTCGGCGAAGAAATCGTCGGCCCCGCGGGCCCGACCACCGCGACGCGCATGGACAAGTTCATGGACATGATGCTCGAACAGGGCCTGCTCGCCTGCGTCGGCAAGGCCGAACGCGGCCCCGCCGCGACGCAGGCGATTGCGAAGCACAAGAGCGCCTATCTGATGGCGGTCGGCGGCGCTGCATATTTGGTCGCGCGTGCAATCAAGGGCAGCAAGGTCGTCGGTTTCGCCGACCTCGGCATGGAAGCAATCTACGAGTTCGAGGTGCAGGACTTCCCGGTGACCGTCGCGGTCGACAGCGAAGGCCAGAATGTCCACGTCAACGCGCCGGCGCTGTGGCAAAAGCGGATTAAGGACGAGGGGCTGCTGGAGAAGGCCTAG
- a CDS encoding VOC family protein, which produces MAGDLNGVAHVILTAGDFARSTAFWRAMIAYLDLKLVLDSEHMLYGVGGRTAIGIRTPSPENAGKRFDQGAPGLHHACFRMRDRAAIDAVHAFLSARDDIHIVHAPQEEPWAPGYYSVLFEDPDGIRIEFNHVPGVGLLADGEQIGGAEAFD; this is translated from the coding sequence GTGGCGGGAGATCTCAACGGCGTCGCGCACGTCATCCTGACGGCGGGCGACTTCGCGCGCTCGACCGCCTTCTGGCGCGCGATGATCGCCTATCTGGACCTCAAGCTGGTGCTCGACAGCGAGCATATGCTTTATGGTGTCGGCGGGCGTACGGCGATCGGCATCCGCACGCCTAGCCCCGAGAACGCCGGCAAACGTTTCGATCAGGGCGCGCCCGGACTGCACCATGCCTGCTTCCGGATGCGCGACCGCGCCGCGATCGACGCCGTCCATGCCTTTCTGAGCGCGCGCGACGATATCCACATCGTCCACGCGCCGCAGGAGGAGCCGTGGGCGCCGGGCTATTATTCGGTGCTCTTCGAGGACCCCGACGGCATCCGCATCGAATTCAACCATGTCCCCGGCGTCGGCCTGCTTGCCGATGGCGAGCAGATCGGCGGCGCCGAGGCGTTCGATTAG